GGCTGGCTTTTTATTCTTGGATGATTTGGCATTGTCAGCGGAGTTCGGGTACCATCCGAGTTTTTGCGAACCATCGCAATATGCTCTCGTTCTCTAACAAGCTGAAAACCTAAAATTTCAAGTGCCTTAATAACCTTTTGTTTGGGGGCATCTACTGGAAATTTGACCACTATACGGCCACTCCTGCTTCAGTCACAAAAACCTCAAGTACGGGTGAGTCAGTTTCTAACACCTCATCTCCAAAAGTTTCAATGTGAAACCGAATGGCAGATTTTACGTCAGCGAGCGCCTTTTCGCAGGTATCCCCCTGCCCAACTATAATTCCCTTTAATCCAAGAGGGTACGCCACGTACCCGTCCTGATGCTTCTCCACTATAATTTTAAACTGGCGCATAGCATATACCTCCGTTATAATCGATTTCGATCTTGAGGGTATCTGGTGTTATTCTACCAAATTTAATAGGATTCATATTTACCACTTCCCAAAAACTCCTGCATGGGGTGCCACCCTGCAGTTGAAGATCTCCGGAAACCTTGCTTTCATTGCCTCACAATCTTCTTCTCCACGTTCTTCCAAATTAACCAGGCAGTAATACAGTTCCTCCCAAACGGATTAGTTCCTGGTGTTTATTCTATCAGGAGATAAACACAACCAGCAAGGTAAACCTGCTCTTTAGAGCCACTCTGAAAACGCGCCTGCGTAAAAGTTGCCTTTTGGCGCAAAAACAGACAGCAGGCTTCTTATGCTTTTTCTCGTGTTCCCCGGAACCAGAGAGCCCCACAAGCGGCGCAACCATCCGGAAATTGAAACTCTTTTTGTCCCAGACAGCCTCACTCTGAGCCAGAATCTCGCCTAGAACCTCCGACCGTAAAGCTGGCGTTCCTGTCTGGTTCAGATAACGCCAGGCAATGGAGAGGAGGTACTCCTTAGGAAACACCAAATTGCCCGCCTCTCCCCTTTCTGCAGGAGGGAACACCTCGTTGAACCTCTGCTCAGTGAGCAAAAGCCTGCAAAACTTCGCGTATTCCGGGCTGCTTTCC
Above is a genomic segment from Bacillota bacterium containing:
- a CDS encoding type II toxin-antitoxin system HicB family antitoxin; protein product: MRQFKIIVEKHQDGYVAYPLGLKGIIVGQGDTCEKALADVKSAIRFHIETFGDEVLETDSPVLEVFVTEAGVAV